The DNA window CAACTCGGCCATCAGACATTGAACACTATACTAATGCGACACAGCTGAATGCTAACCATCATCCTGTTCCAACAACACCGACAGATCCGCTTTTCTCTTCTTGACAAATGGTTCCGATGGGCCAAACTCAGCGTCTCCAATGTGCAAGTCGCCCGATTGCACGGGCCTGAAAAGCTTGCCACCCCACGTGACTCTTCTCTTCGGAACCTGCAAAGTACaaagtcacatgcacacatgaatgcaGCTAATGATTGTTCAAGCTACCCATAAACATTACAGGAATTATTAACTTCTGCATTTTTTCTATAATTTCAAATGCTTTCAATTAACCAACACAACTTTCCCAAGGACAGAAGAAACCCTGTAATATACCAGCCTATACCATTTTTGATAGTTCTAAGACTTCCTAATGCGTTGTGACAGTATGCCATTGTGTTGCGTGTTGAAAAATCTAAGGTAAGCATTCAAGCGCATGTTCAGAGGGCCTTTATAAACGAGGAATGTCTTCTAATGCAGCAGACCACAAATCACCTTTTTTTCAGCGACAACAAAGTTGGAAGAGGTGACTATGATTTTGGTCAAGTTTCTAATCCTGTCCTGTTGTTCCCGTTGAAGCTGATCCTTTTCTTGCAGCAGCTGGGCCAAAACCTCCTTCTCGGTCGCCGTTGTTTGTGTGACAGAAGAAACCTAAAAGAAACAAGGTCAGTTCACCACAATTATGCTCAATGCCACTGACTCAACACAGGTCTGTAGTAGTTCATTAGCATTGGGCTAACTTGCCTCTTGCAGACGTCGCTTCAGGTCCacaatttcatttctgtatcTCCTAAGCAGGGCTCCGTCGTCCGAAACCTCTGTGACGTGGGGATCATTTTTCATGCGCTTTGCAGCACTGGCAAACTAGataagacaaacagacacaagagTAGATCAGTACGTTTGAGGGCCACACAAGTCAAAATTTCTAAAGTGAGAATTACTCCGAAGCCATAGTCATTTTTGCATGTACCTGTAGAGTGCTGATTGTTTCCTCTACCGTTGCAGGAGTGATGGTACAGATGATGACAGTTTTAGCATTGCCACCCAATGAGTTTTGGAGAATTCTGGTAAGTTTACTGTCCCTGTAATTTGTGAAGCCCCTGAATGAAGgaagaaaatgtcaaaacatgacaggaaaacaataaaatctgacagatttttaaaaaatgattacacGCACCACATTAGAATGCAAAAATGGAATCATACCCTTGATTCTCATCAGACAACTTCTTGATCACCTGCCCAAGGGTGAACAAGCTGCGATTTATATTGCATCCTTCTTTGAGTCGAGCTCCTACAAGAAACAGTGCAGCAGTCAATCACGTCTGTAGCACAATCATTATTTTAGCATTAAAATACTATAATTCACTTTACGACCATGAAGCGATGATTTTTTGATCTTTCCCACACACGCTCCTTACCCTCAGCTCCTGTTTGGCTAGCCCTTTCTGCACCAGCCAAGTCAACCAAGTTCTATGGAACacagggagagaaaatgaaagaatcATACAATTGAACTTCCGCCATTTTCTGTGAGGGAAGATGCGTACGAATTTACACTCACCAGATGTGACACAATGATGGCGCCATCGGCGTTTTCACCCGAAGCCGGGTCACTGCGTTCACGGCTTTCCAAAATCTACCACATAAAACTCTCATCAGCAGGAGTCTGCAGAGCAATTATTAAATTCATAGATGCCAgacatgaaatgtaaaattgcCTTAGGATATTAAAAATGAGAATAGgcagaaatgcaaatgtgattATATTCACATTTGATATACCAGACATATAGACTTCTGCttaatgaagaaagaaaatgctGGAGGCATACAAAAATTCAGTTTAGCTCTAAGTAAAAATTTCTTTTTgcaccatttcatttcaatcacACAGATAACCgtatcaaaaaacaaaaccccagCATAAACTTCAACATAAAGTGTGATAAATTACAATAGTCAACATTAACAGAAAGCATTTGCAATCATGTTGACTGTACTTTATTTACCTAGGTACACAAAGGTATCGGTTCACAGGCAGCCACATTGACTGCATTGCATCATGTGGCATTTCTTACCATGCGGAAAATGGTATGCGAGCGACTGCTCCGTTGGTTCATTTTGGTCTTCCCATAATGAcgattctctttaaaaaaaataaaaataaaaaaaagaattagaagaacacatttaaaaacatgcccATAATAACCTCTAGTCGCACATGAGGAAAACAAACATGGACCGAAGCCAAGAACAGAAATGTAGTGGTATTTAGTGAACCCACTTTCTCCTTTTCTGATCCAAGAGAGGGCTTGTTCAGCAGATGTCACCAACTCCTCAGTCAGATCAGCcacataaacatttttctgcAAGTACAGGCATATGACATTATTTGACTTCCAGCAAATATGCATATGCCCAAGCACACTGaaggattttaaataaaaacatacaaaatgacacacatacatagttCCCTTCTCGGATTTCCAGTGGTTTTCTCTTCCAGCTATCACAGAGCAAGTCCGTAACGGTCTCATTGTAGATTTCCATATAGGATACCCTCAGAAGAAACTCTTTTTTTGGACACTAAAAGACAGGGAGGTAAAGTGAAAGATTAGCCAATGTGAACAGTGTTCTCTTTTAAACACATTCTAACAGCACTTCATTTGTAGATGGCTTACGTTTTTAATTGTCTGGAAGACATCTTCCATGGCCAGTGGTATCACCCCAGGGATGCGATTGCTCCCCATCATGGTAAAGGTCTTTCCGGAAGAAGTTTGTCCATAGGCAAATATAGTCCCTGTAAAACAAGATTAAACATGCTgctcagagaaaataaaacctaACTTGCCTAAATCAAAAATGCATAATGGGAAATGAAAGCACCACACCAGTTTTGGccaaaaataagtaattgtcTACTACATATTCGGTTTCATCAATGGTAACCAAAACACTTACCATTGTACCCTTCCACAGCAGAAACAACAAGGGGCTTTGCAATGTCTTGGTACAGCTGATTTGTTGATTCTTCAGCACTGAAAACCCTATCTTTAATATAGACCGAGACATAAAAATTACTTGATTTTCACATGTCTGTTTAAAGTGAATTGCATACAGTGCCCAAGCTACCGTTTGTAGAATAAAATGCACCGACTAGAAGTTAAGCAGCAGTTATGCAGAGCCATAGGGTGCCAGCTACAATGTTTACTTTGTCATGGAAAGTACAATACACACCGTTTTAAGAACATAGCCGTTCTCGCATTCAATATTGCAAATATGGTTCAACGCTGAGCTTACCAAAGCTGAAGGTCTTCGTAACACTGCCATCGTCTATCTGATGTATAGCTTGTTTATCCGCTTTCCAATACAAAGCGACTGGCTCTGAATTTTCCGTACTCGCTTCCTccctttttggggggtaaaaagAGATCAATCTTATCGCAATTAGACAACATTACCTTGCtaaatagctaacgttagctactaCAAATTTTAATGTTACACTACGTCTACGTCAAACGAGTAATAACTTATtgcaatttattttagttttctgatACATTTCAAAAGTTAACTGTCACAAAGTTATGCATGGCGATATTTTCTGACACTTCAGTCTGAGCCCCATTAAATGTAGCCAAACATAGGCTAATTAAtgtaacttagctagctaaacaACAAGTACATTGTAAACTTTGAGTAGGTATGACGTAAACAGGAACGTTGGTTAAATTGTTTGAATACATATTTAGTGAGCTGGCAATTTATCTAGTAGATACGTTAGATCAGCCATATGGATTTTCTGAAATTCGCTAATCTCTCTAGATAACCACTTAAATCATCTTTGCGCCAGCTAAAATTACGGTATCTCACCTTTGTATTAACGGTCGAACCCTCACGCAGACTTTAACTGCAGATTCTTCCgtcatttttattcaataaatgttttggAAGCTTCCTTCCCTATATTGTCCCGTACCTAAAATGACTATTAAAATTGTTTCCAGGTTTTAAATTTCGAATCTTCACGTTCATTGGACGACGTCATCAAACTATAGCACCAATGAATATCCGGGAAGAGTaactttttcaaaaacacacatgaacgACCGCCCTTTATGCTTATAGATTATACATTTTGGAGATTAAATTGCAATCTAACTACCCTTAACGCACATAAACCAGTAACTATATACAGCCAcgtttataaaatgaaaatatcgaTCTTTCggtgtttttggaaaaaaaatttaaacatttgagtGTTTGGTCATTATCAAGCGACCTGCGTCATCATCGGTCGTCGAAGAGTCGTTCACCCACATGTGCCATtcgaaaatgtatttttaacctgtgttttgtaaacATAATGAATGACAGAATTATGTTACAACAAAGACGGTCATCCAGATATGTTAATTTGCGAAGGAAGATTTTTCTGGACTCCTGCTTATAAATAAACTAGCTAGTAGAAGCGAACTAGCCTGCTTACTACTCCCTTCGAATATAGCTAACTTCATAACTACAGTCGAAGATGGCACTATTTCTTATAAATAGGTTTGtatatttgtcttgttttgtggaAAATTAATATGTAGCTACTTGTCTACGGCATGTTTTTAGTTGTTAACGTTGAATTTATGGCAATTCTGTACATGTATACCTGATGGGTTTATTGGCAGCAGCAGATACTTTATTAGCAATACAAAACTTAGTAAACCGATTCAATGGAGAGATTATtaccttattattattagatgcAAATAACTAAATTTGATAACATGTTGCGCTggattgaaattaaacaattacacacacattagaaATTagtttcaggtgtgtgtgcctcaAAAGTTTAAGAGCTGTGGATTTGCTCATTATTCATAATGCTATTTATGTAAATGCTAAGTTGAATTTCTGTGTGAACTAAGGTTTCATGAAGGATGGAACAAgaagagaaatgtgtttttcttccagcATCCAGTAGATGTATTGAATGTCTGGCATTTTTGAGGGAAGAATATTTTCTGCCTGTCATGAAGCCGGTTATATTTTCTCAGGTACCTTGGAGATGAGAGTGACAATGATGGACCTAGCAATGAATCACGATCCAAAGCCCTTCTGGCAAAGCTGCAGGAGAAGGCCCGTGCGAGACAGCAGCAGAAATCGGCCACTGAAGAGGAGAGTAAATCTCAGCTCTCTGGTGAAGAGGttattccaaaaaagaaaagaaaactcaagGACCAAGACGATCTGGGACAAGgacagaagaggaagaagaaagaaaaacttgaACACAAGGACTTGagtgcagagacagacacaggggaGAACTGCTTgtcaagaaagaaaaagaaaaggaaagaaactaAAACAGAAGAACTGGAAGCAGAAACCAGTTCCTCAGGTAAATCATTTAATATTTGAGTAATTCAATGTCTATAAATTGCTGCTGCAGTCAATATCTGCACATTTCCCTTTAGCCGTTAGTTTTCATAATTGTGATGGcacaattttttcatgtttcagaaGAGGTGGAAAAAAGTGTGGGGACAGTGAAAAAGAactcagagcagcagagagtCTTGGCATCAGATAAACCACAAGATTTAGACAGTGAGGAATCTGAGGatgaggtggagaggggtgaAGATGAAAGCCTGGAAGAAACAAAGGAACCTGCTGACCAGGCAACAGTGAACTCAGAAAAGGATCTCGCTCAATCAGGGTTCACTATCCTGGGTGGatttgagaaaaaaactgtACCAAAGGTACTTTGTCTTCCCTGCTGTCAGCACAATGACTATACACTACATGTTATGGGAATTGGCCGTTTTGATGATGAGAGGTTATGATGGTCTAAACATGCTTATTTTCACACCCTAGGTCCAGATGGTTTTACCCCAGTGGCTGGCTCAGCCAGATGTGGTCCAGAAGGATATAAAAAAGAACTTGGTCCCAGTTGTAGACATCCCTGGAATCTGCCCCAGACTCCTAAAGAAACTGGAGACCAACGGGATTAAGCACTTCTTCCCAGGTGAAAACAATGGCTAAATTTGTTTAGCTGTTCCTGCACGGCATCAGAATGACACCTTCTTGCTCTGAATGCACCACCACAATCCTAAGGCCATTAATGCACACAGAAGATATTTTTACTGTCAATCATTGTAGATGTAGTTGTGAAACACATTTGAATATGAAAGCATATCTTTCATGCTAATACCTGTGATAAATAATCAGGCTAAGTATGAAATGATCCTGTATTAGAAAAATAGACCTGTTAAAATTTCGGTCAAATTCTCAAACTGTGTAGCAACACCACCTATTGTTTAGATACATTAAATAACACCTCTATTTCTGACCTGCGCTCACAAACATAATACGGTCACTAGGATGATGTTTTCTGATTTCCCTATGTGCAGTGCAAGCAGAGGTCATTCCCGCCATTCTCGAGAGCGTGTGCCACGGTTTGCTAGTTGGCAGAGGGGGCTACAGGCCAAGAGACATCTGTGTGTCCGCGCCTACAGGGAGCGGCAAGACGTTGGCATTCGTCATCCCAGTCATTCAGGTGGGAATTAGTATCACAGAATATGACAGTACTCTGAGAACAGTGCCTGTGAATTAAACATTTGCCTGTGCTCGTGCTCGTCTGTAGGCCTTGTCACAGCGGGTGGTGCGTGAAGTCCGGGCCCTGGCGGTGCTGCCAACCAAAGAGCTGGCACAGCAGGTAACCAGGACCATGATGCACTCTGCTGTAGTCTTTTAACACCTCTCATTACATGGCTGAGTAGAGGCCTCAGTGTTAGAGGCCTCCACCGTTTTGTCCAATCTGGTCTAATCGCATTTTCTCTAAACTCCTCTAACCCTGTGGCAGGTGTGTAAAGTTTTCTCGTCCTACGCTGAAGGCTCCAGTTTGAAGGTGGTCATGGTGACCGGGCAGAAGTCCTTTGCGGCTGAGCAGGCCTCTCTTGTGGAGCATAGGTACTGTACGCTGAAATCACTGTAGCTGCTGGCTGCACTGTGGAGTGCTGGATGGGAAATGTGTTAaggaatttaaatgttttcttgtcTTTAAAGTGCTAATTATGATGTATATTTTCCAAATTcataaataggaaaataataacatttccaTTTTAGGAAAAGTCATTTCTAAACATAGAGGGCTAGAGGTCACATCTCATGAGCAGCCTAGAAACCCAGTGTATGAAACTTGGCCCtcaaggccagtagtactgctagTTTATATCCTTCCCTGTAATCGGGGACTGATTAAAATGGTCTAAAAATGACCAATGCCAAATCCTCCTGTAGTGGGCAGTGTAAGACCATTGCTGCTTTCAGGATGGAAAAAAACTCCTTTAAAATctcaactgaataaaaatatatcaatacttttttatataaatataattttttcctcAGACAAGTAAAGAAAAGTCAGCTGTCTGCCCTCCTTATTCAGACGGGTAAAGCATAGAGGGCTACAGATTAAGATGGGAACAGACTGTATATAAAGTGTTGTTGCTGAGAAACAAACTCCGGTGGCACATGATTATTAGGATGTGGGTGGAGGGTTGGCTGCCCTCCAGACTCTGCCACATCGTCTGCCATGTAATAGCCTATAACTATTGAAGTATGGATCGAACGGGGCCTTTAAAGGTTGTGGAACACTGTAGTGCAGGTGTTGTAGAGTGTGTAGTGCAAATATCCGATTGCTTTCGACTGCAGAATCAGTGTTATCTCTTCTCACTGCAGTGGAGGCCGAAACCGGAGCCTGGCAGACATCGTCGTGGCAACCCCTGGCCGGCTGGTGGACCACATTAATAAGACTGCGGATTTCAGTCTGCAGCATTTACGATTCCTTGTGAGTACATTTAAGTGATTCATCAGACGGGCTCACAGTCCAGTTGTATGTTCTTTAGAAAAGTGGAACAGTGGTGATGTATTCAAGCTTGTGCATTGCTAAGGTCttgattggtttgtttctgtgCCTGTAGATAATCGATGAGGCAGACCGGATGATTGACAGTATGCACCAGTCATGGCTGAGTCAGGTGGTGAAGGCTGTGTACAGATCTAGAAGTGGTTCTAATGAAGCCTCAATCTTCAGGAGGACAGAGCCTGGACCGATCACTGCTACAAGGTAAGCTGTCACCTGTTGGCAGTTCTTAAAACGTCTGTGACACAAGGATGGGTTCTTCCCCTTTACAATACGAGGACAGTATAAAAGGGCTTCTCACATGCCCATGAATACTATCAtgttgctttctgtttttttttgcagcctgTCCCAGCCCCAGATGCCACTCCAGAAGCTGCTGTTTTCAGCCACGTTGACTCAGAACCCGgagaagctgcagcagctgggtCTGCACCAGCCCCGCCTCTTCAGTTCTGTCCACAGCCGACTGCCGGCCACAGACTCCCCCTCCACTCCTGACACCTCCCAGCCCCAAGAGAGGTTCAACTTCCCCCAGGGCTTGACGGTGTGTGCCTGAAAAAAGCTCAGTCTTGGCTACAACTTAATAAATGAAACTCTGTGAAAACCCTAAAGTGACTAACCGATTTGAACCGATCGCTGGATTGCCACGCAGCACAAACCTTATGATTGGTTGAGACAAATAAGTGATTGATAGATCTTTGTGGAGATGCATGAAATCTCAGTTATCACTCATTGTTGGTATACCTCAATCAAGAGGGTTGATCTATTTATTTGGTAATGAGATGGGTTGGACACTTAAAGTCCACTTTTAGTTTTATCCTGAATTCATGTAACAATTTAATGAACTACCTTGAATGCATCAATGTGTTAGAGCGACTTTAGTGAGATACTTATAACCTTTGCCTTTCTAGGAGTATTATGTGCCCTGCACCCTAAGCAAGAAacccctcctcatcctccactTTCTTCTGCGGCTCAAGTTCAGCCCAGTCTTGTGCTTCACAAACTCCAGAGAGGCAGCACACAGGTGAACACACCAGCCCCCTTCCTCCAGCCGAGGGACGGACAGGCCAAGTCTTTAATTGTGCATTTGCTTTTCAGAGCATACACTTGTGCAGTGTTGATGGTTGGTTTATTggtcccccccccacaggttgTTCTTGCTGGTGCAGCTGTTTGGGGGCGTGCAAGTGGCAGAGTTCTCTTCCCGGCTCAGCCCTAATGAGAGGAAGAAATCCCTAAAAGATTTTGAACAGGGCAAAATCCAGCTGTGAGTGTGCGattgaacatttgtttttaaaaaatgtatattttctatTGTTGCTTCCTACAGGAAAGCGGTGTGTAGTTTTGTCAGTGGGACCtctcattttaatgatgttcatTCAGCGtaattttctcttatttttttgaTGCCGCACTGGTAAATGtcttaaattgtgtttttgtttgttaacaGGTTAATCAGCACTGACGCTGCAGCCCGTGGCATTGACATTAAGGGGGTGAAGTGTGTCGTGAACTATGATGCACCCCAGTTTATCAGGACATACGTTCATCGGTAAGTACACaagaaaagtataaaataaaatgcttgctTGTATTTAGCATTCGGTTGCTGTGTTAGCAGAGTCTTGTCATGCTCGACTCAGGCTGGTGCTCTCTGGTGCTTCTCTACAGGGTGGGGAGAACTGCAAGAGCAGGGAAAGCTGGACTGGCCTTCACATTCCTGCTGGGAATACAGGTAAGGTGCAATGCACCATAGATAGTAGTAAATCGTTACATTTTTCTGACTCATGTCTACATGTGCTTCAGATTTGTATGTTCTGGATTAAACATAACTGAGGCCATGCTGTGAGTCGCCTCAGTAGCAATAGGAACGCAGTAATGATGGGAAAGGCCACAGAGTTCAACGTGTTTGCTCTGGTTTTACTGCATGGTAAAGGAGGGTCACATCTCTGGTTTTATCAGGAAAAGAACTTCCTCCAGATGGTGAGGGATGCTGGCAGCCCTGGGGTACAGAAGCAGATTGTTAAGCCCGAAAACCTTAAGGGGATGGAGGGCCGCTATCAGCAGATCCTTCTGGAGCTGGAAAATGTAATCAAGGTAACTTCCACAGACTAATGTTGCGTCAACATTGTAACCCCTTTGAAGTTGAATCGATTTGTGCTATGCTCAAAAATGATTGTCAGTGTTAGGATTATTTTGTTGAGTGGAAATGTAAtgctgattttctttgtttttctttttttacccctcTAAACAGGAAGAGCGAGCCAAGAAACGCAGTTAATAAGTTATATCCTTATAAAAGAAGACATGATTTTGTTTGGGATACTGTTTCTCACCTTTATGATTACACTTGCATATTAAAATGGACCTTTTTGAATTGtatttaataaagaaatataaaacgAATATTTGTCTTActgtgattttcattttttggtgcTGAATTGACcaatacacttacacacaatgCATACATTTGGTAATGTAAAAAAGAAGTAAAAGTAAGAATTCTTTATTTGCATCAGGTAGCATAATGTCTCCAGATTCAGCAACAAATTTGTGACCCCTGCACAAAAGATGTTTTGAGATTTTTTGTCGAAATGAAGCTGTTTAATATAATTCTCAATTTTCTTGGGGGAACGTGAGCCATGTACTAAATCTAGTTTTGCATGTAGCTATTGCTTGTGCTTACACGCTCTGCCTTTTATTGTACTATTGTATGTTATTCGTGGATTAGGGGAGTGTGAAATTGCATGAGCTTTTATTCGTTTGTTCAGTTATAGAAATTAAAAtctaacatacagtatgtatgatATTACTTGTTCGTAAAATCACATTTGACTCCGCTAATCTCAAGCTTTAATGTCAACGTTAGGCTGAGTATTTAAGTTTTTGATTGGGCCCTGCTTACCGGTGAACGTCATATGCCGACCAGTCAGAAGGTCTGTTGCTGAAAGACCAGTCAACAAGGAGTCAGCGCAGAGTCGCGTCCGAATCAGGTACCTATTGCAGTTATTTgagcaaattattgtttttatatgtgTATGGATATTATAGGGGAAACATGGTTTCTCTTTATGCATTTGCTTCTGTCTGAAGTGCGGTTTTCTTGGAGCTACTGCTTGCTCCTCTTGACACCTCTCAAGTATTCAAATTGCTTTGCCGTTTAGCGGGCTGAGAAAACATCAATTGCAGCTAGCTGACGTTAACTAGCTTGTTAGCCAAGTTATTCAAACCAAGAAACAAGTTCATGTTTGTTATAAAAATGCTGACTAGTTAATCTTGCATACCCCATTTCAGGCTAGCTAGCGCTGCTTGTACCCGAC is part of the Anguilla anguilla isolate fAngAng1 chromosome 10, fAngAng1.pri, whole genome shotgun sequence genome and encodes:
- the ddx51 gene encoding ATP-dependent RNA helicase DDX51 isoform X2, with product MALFLINRYLGDESDNDGPSNESRSKALLAKLQEKARARQQQKSATEEESKSQLSGEEVIPKKKRKLKDQDDLGQGQKRKKKEKLEHKDLSAETDTGENCLSRKKKKRKETKTEELEAETSSSEVEKSVGTVKKNSEQQRVLASDKPQDLDSEESEDEVERGEDESLEETKEPADQATVNSEKDLAQSGFTILGGFEKKTVPKVQMVLPQWLAQPDVVQKDIKKNLVPVVDIPGICPRLLKKLETNGIKHFFPVQAEVIPAILESVCHGLLVGRGGYRPRDICVSAPTGSGKTLAFVIPVIQALSQRVVREVRALAVLPTKELAQQVCKVFSSYAEGSSLKVVMVTGQKSFAAEQASLVEHSGGRNRSLADIVVATPGRLVDHINKTADFSLQHLRFLIIDEADRMIDSMHQSWLSQVVKAVYRSRSGSNEASIFRRTEPGPITATSLSQPQMPLQKLLFSATLTQNPEKLQQLGLHQPRLFSSVHSRLPATDSPSTPDTSQPQERFNFPQGLTEYYVPCTLSKKPLLILHFLLRLKFSPVLCFTNSREAAHRLFLLVQLFGGVQVAEFSSRLSPNERKKSLKDFEQGKIQLLISTDAAARGIDIKGVKCVVNYDAPQFIRTYVHRVGRTARAGKAGLAFTFLLGIQEKNFLQMVRDAGSPGVQKQIVKPENLKGMEGRYQQILLELENVIKEERAKKRS
- the ddx51 gene encoding ATP-dependent RNA helicase DDX51 isoform X1; amino-acid sequence: MALFLINRYLGDESDNDGPSNESRSKALLAKLQEKARARQQQKSATEEESKSQLSGEEVIPKKKRKLKDQDDLGQGQKRKKKEKLEHKDLSAETDTGENCLSRKKKKRKETKTEELEAETSSSEEVEKSVGTVKKNSEQQRVLASDKPQDLDSEESEDEVERGEDESLEETKEPADQATVNSEKDLAQSGFTILGGFEKKTVPKVQMVLPQWLAQPDVVQKDIKKNLVPVVDIPGICPRLLKKLETNGIKHFFPVQAEVIPAILESVCHGLLVGRGGYRPRDICVSAPTGSGKTLAFVIPVIQALSQRVVREVRALAVLPTKELAQQVCKVFSSYAEGSSLKVVMVTGQKSFAAEQASLVEHSGGRNRSLADIVVATPGRLVDHINKTADFSLQHLRFLIIDEADRMIDSMHQSWLSQVVKAVYRSRSGSNEASIFRRTEPGPITATSLSQPQMPLQKLLFSATLTQNPEKLQQLGLHQPRLFSSVHSRLPATDSPSTPDTSQPQERFNFPQGLTEYYVPCTLSKKPLLILHFLLRLKFSPVLCFTNSREAAHRLFLLVQLFGGVQVAEFSSRLSPNERKKSLKDFEQGKIQLLISTDAAARGIDIKGVKCVVNYDAPQFIRTYVHRVGRTARAGKAGLAFTFLLGIQEKNFLQMVRDAGSPGVQKQIVKPENLKGMEGRYQQILLELENVIKEERAKKRS